Below is a genomic region from Bacillales bacterium.
CCTTAAGGATCGTATCCTTATTTTGGTCTCGGCGTGAAATATTATGTATCATACATGTTGGAAGCGAAAGGCTGCAGGAGGTGCCGAGATGAAAATCGAATCGAACAAAAACGCGAAAGTGAAACGATGGAAGAAGCTGCATACGAAAAAAGGGCGAAAAGAAACCGGCCGATTCATGCTTGAAGGTTGGCATTTAATCGAGGAAGCTTTGGCAGCATCGGTGTCGATTGTCGAATTGATTGTTGCCGAAGGCGTGAAACTTCCCGATCATGAAAACATACGGGATCTTCCGCAATACGAGGTTCCTCGGTCAATAATGAATGTGATCACGGAAACGGAGACGCCGCAAGGCATTGCTGCGGTATGCGAGCCAATTGTGGTTGATGCGGAAAACGTTCCGTTAAAAGGCGGATTTTTATTCGTTGATGCTGTGCAAGATCCGGGAAATGTCGGTACGCTCATTCGTACAGCTGACGCTGCAGGATTGACAGCGGTCGTACTCGGTGAAGGGTGTGCCGATTTATATAACGGAAAAGTGATTCGTGCCACGCAAGGTTCCTTGTTTCATTTGCCGGTGTTTGGCGGAGATTTGCGCGAGTGGACGAGCCGGTTTCAAGCGGCTGGCATTCCTGTGTATGGTTCGGCGCTGACAAATGCCGTGAGCTTTGTCGAAGTTGCTCAAACCGCTGATTTTGCACTTATCGTCGGCAATGAAGGGAGCGGTGTGAATCCGAAATTGCTGGAAGCCGCTGATCAAAATTTGTATGTGCCGATCACGGGAAAAGCTGAGTCGTTAAACGTATCTGTGGCGGCAGCGATTTTAATGTACCGACTGAAGCACGGTTAGCACAGTTGCACGAAACAATTTTTTTCCTTATAATGAAACGCAACTGAACATCATGAAACACTGTGAAGGAAAATAGTAAGCTGCCGCTCGCCGGATCAGGGAGAAACGCCGACGACTGAAAGCGTTTTGCGGAAGATGCAGCTGAATTCGCTCCGGAGTGGAGCCCGGGAGCCGGTCGTTGAAATCGGTGAAAGGGTGTACGGGTAATCCGTTAAATGAAATGAAGTGATCGGCTCGCGATTGAGCCGGTAATTTGGGTGGTACCGCGAATCCTCGTCCCTTTATAAGGGGCGGGGTTTTATTTTTTTCTTCGATTGGAGGATTTGACATGCAGGAACGATTGCAGGAATTACAAGAGCAAGCCTTGGCGGAAATTGAATCCGCGGCAGGATTGCGTGAGTTGGAACAAATACGCGTGACGTATTTAGGGAAAAAAGGACCGATAACTGAGATTCTTCGCGGCATGGGGAAATTGCCGAAGGAAGAACGGCCGAAGGTCGGGCAAATGGCGAACGTCGTACGCGAAGCGATCAGCGAGCGGCTCGAAGCGAAGCAGCAAAAGCTTGAGGAAGCTGAAGTGGAACGCCGTTTGGCTGAAGAAACGATTGACGTAACGCTGCCGGGACGGCCGGTCGGCCGCGGTAATGCTCATCCGTTGACGGCGGTCATTGAAGAAATTGAAGATTTGTTTCTCGGCATGGGCTTTCAAATTGCCGAAGGACCGCAGGTCGAAACCGATCATTATAACTTCGAGGCGCTGAACATCCCGAAAAACCATCCGGCGCGCGACATGCAGGACACTTTTTATTTAACGGAAGATTTACTGCTGAGAACGCATACGTCGCCGGTGCAGGCGAGAACGATGGAAGCACATCAAGGCAAAGGTCCGGTGAAAGTTATTTGTCCGGGCAAGACGTATCGCCGCGATACAGACGATGCGACACATTCGCATCAGTTCATGCAAATTGAAGGGCTCGTTGTCGATGAAAACATTCGTTTGAGCGATTTGAAAGGCGTCTTGACCATTTTTGCGAAAAAATTGTTTGGGGATGAACGTGAGATTCGGCTGCGCGCCAACTTCTTTCCGTTCACTGAGCCGTCGGTCGAAATGGACATCTCGTGCTTTAACTGTAAAGGGGAAAAATCTTGCCGCGTTTGCAAAGGTTCCGGTTGGATCGAAATCTTGGGCGCAGGCATGGTGCATCCGAACGTCTTACGTGCTTCTGGCTTTGATCCAGAAAAGTATACCGGATTTGCATTCGGCATGGGTCCCGAACGGATTGCGATGCTGAAATACGGCGTTGAGGATATCCGTCACTTTTACAGCAGTGATGTTCGTTTCTTGAAACAGTTTCAAAGAGTGTAGGGGGTAATCAGTCATGCGTGTTTCTTATAAATGGTTGAATGAATATGTGAATACAGACGGCTATGATGCTGATGTGTTGGCCGATAAAATTACGAATGCCGGGATCGAAGTCGATGCCGTTCATGATTTGAATGACGGTGTGACCGGTGTTGTCGTCGGCCATGTAAAAGTTTGCGAGCCGCATCCAAATGCCGACAAGCTCAATCTATGCCAGGTGGATGTTGGTGAAGAAGAACCGCTGCAAATTGTGTGCGGTGCGCCGAACGTAGCTGCTGGACAGAAGGTGCCTGTGGCGGTGCCGGGAGCGGTTTTGCCTGGAAATTTTAAAATTAAACGGACGAAGCTGCGCGGAGAATCTTCAAACGGTATGATTTGCTCGCTGCAAGAGCTTGGCGTAGACGAAAAACTCGTGCCTCGCGAAGTGAGCGACGGCATTTATGTGTTCGAGGAAGATGCGAAAGTCGGCGAAGATGCGCTCGGGTATTTGAACTTAGACGACCGTGTGCTTGAATTCGACTTGACACCGAACCGTGCCGATGCTTTGAATATGCTCGGCGCCGCTTACGAGACGGCTGCCATTTTGGATCGCAAAGTGCGCTGGCCGGAAGTCACGCTTCAGGAAACGGCGGAACAAGCATCAGATTATGTTTCGATTGCGATAGATGATGAAAAAGACAATCCATACTACGGCGCACGCATCATTAAAAATGTGAAGATTGGACCGTCGCCGCAATGGCTGCAAAACCGTTTGATTGCTGCAGGCATTCGTCCGATCAGCAACGTCGTCGACATTACGAACTTTGTGCTGCTCGAATACGGCCAACCGCTTCATGCGTTCGACTACGACCGTTTTGGTTCGAAGCAAGTGCTGACGCGGCGCGCGCGTGAAGGCGAAGAGATCGTGACGCTCGATGGAGCGAAGCGCAAGCTTTCGGCGGAGCATCTTGTCATTACGAACGGTGAAGAGCCGATGGCGGTTGCCGGCGTAATGGGCGGCGAGAAGTCGGAAGTTCGCGGCGATACAACGACGATTTTGCTTGAGGCCGCATACTTTGCGCCGGCGCGGATCCGGAAGGCGGCGAGTGACCTCGATATTCACAGCGAAGCGAGCCGCCGCTATGAACGCGGCGTCGACCCGAACCGGGTCGCGGCCGCTGCGGATCGCGCGGCACAGCTGATGGCGGAGATTGTCGGAGGTGAAGTGCTCGCCGGTGTGCCGGAAGCGGGCACGCGCGAGGTGGCGCCGAAGCGGGTGAGCGTTGCGACGGAGAAAGTGAATCGTGTGCTCGGCACGGACATTTCGGAAGACGAAATGGTTGCGATTTTCGGACGTCTGCAATTTCCGGTCGAATTGGCAGACGGACAATTGCATGTGACAGTGCCGACGCGGCGCATGGACGTGATGATCCAAGAGGATTTGATAGAGGAGATCGGCCGTATCCACGGCTACGAGCACTTGCCGACGACGCTGCCGTTCGGACCGACGACGCCTGGCCGGTTGACGGAGCGGCAAAGCAAGCGCCGGCAAATCCGCCGCTTCCTGGAAGGTGCCGGATTAAATGAGGCGATTACGTATTCGCTGACGACCGCGGATAAAGCGATGTTGTTTGCAGAAGAGTCCGTTGAGTCCCATCCAGTGACATTGCCGCTGCCGATGAGCGAAGAACATTCGACGCTGCGCTTGAGCCTCGTGCCGCAGCTGTTGGATGCGGTGAATTTTAACTTGAACCGCCGCATCTCCGACGTTGCTTTGTTTGAGATTGGACCGGTATTCCAGTCGGAAGAAGAAAAGCTGACGAAACAGCCGGAAGAGATCGAAAAATTGGCAGGCGTATTCACGGGTACGTGGTTTGAACAGCCGTGGCAAAAAGAGAAAAAGCCGGTCGACTTCTTTGTCGCCAAAGGCGTGATCGAAGGCTTATTCCAAGAACTCGGATATGGTGCGCGCGTGAAGTTTGTGCAAACGCAAAAAGACGGACTCCATCCGGGAAGAACGGCAGCGATCGTGCTTGATCATCGCCCGGTCGGTTACATCGGTCAAATTCACCCGACTTACGAGAAGCTGTTCGATATTGGCGAAACATATGTCTTCGAACTAAATCTCGATGCATTGTTCCAATCGACACCGGCACCGGTCGCATATCGTCCGTTGCCGCGTTATCCATCCGTCACACGCGATATTGCGCTTGTTGTTGACGAAGAAGTCGCCGCAGGCAACATTGAAACGGTGATTCGCACGGCGGGTGGGTCACTCTTGCAAGAAGTGTCGCTCTTTGACGTTTACGACGGCGAGCACATGGAAGCCGGCAAGAAATCCCTCGCTTATTCGCTCACTTATTTCGATCCGGAAAGGACATTGACGGACGAAGAAGTGATGAAAGCTCATGAAGCCGTTTTGAATCAAGTAAAAGAAGTGTTCGGAGCAGAACTGAGAAGCTAACGGAAATCAGCCCCAACGCGGGCTGATTTTTTTATTGCTTTATTGTTTTAACTGTTATATATTATTTATAACAAACGAAAAAGAAGGGTTTCCTATGATCATTGAGCTTGATTTGGAGTCGGAAACGCCGATTTATTTGCAGTTGAAGCAACAAATCATTGAAGGCATCGCGCTCGGGGAGCTGGAGCCGGGAGAGCCGCTTCCTTCGGTACGCGCGTTGGCATCTGACTTAGGCATCAACATGCACACGGTGAACAAGGCGTATCAGCTGCTAAAGCAAGACGGTTACATTCTCATTCACCGGCAAAAGGGCGTCGTCATTCATCCGGATGGCATGCCGGAAGCGGACGAGACTTTCAATGCACATATAAAAAATGGATTGAAGCCGTTGATCACCGAATCGATGTGCCGGCACATGGATGAGAAAGATTTTTTGCAAATGTGCCAAGCGGTTTTTGAAGAACTGAGGGGAAAGGGGCAAGCGTAATGATCTTTTCAATTTTTCTATTCATCCCAATCATGCTGCTCATGGCTGCGATGCCTTATTTAACGCGGAAAACAGAGAGTTTTGGCGTTGGCATTCCTTCGGATGTGTATGACAGCGAAGCTTTGCAAAGGATGAGAAAGCGTTACGGCTGGCAAACGCTCGCACTCGGCATTGTTTTCATCATCATCGCATCATTTTCAACA
It encodes:
- a CDS encoding RNA methyltransferase, which encodes MKIESNKNAKVKRWKKLHTKKGRKETGRFMLEGWHLIEEALAASVSIVELIVAEGVKLPDHENIRDLPQYEVPRSIMNVITETETPQGIAAVCEPIVVDAENVPLKGGFLFVDAVQDPGNVGTLIRTADAAGLTAVVLGEGCADLYNGKVIRATQGSLFHLPVFGGDLREWTSRFQAAGIPVYGSALTNAVSFVEVAQTADFALIVGNEGSGVNPKLLEAADQNLYVPITGKAESLNVSVAAAILMYRLKHG
- the pheS gene encoding phenylalanine--tRNA ligase subunit alpha produces the protein MQERLQELQEQALAEIESAAGLRELEQIRVTYLGKKGPITEILRGMGKLPKEERPKVGQMANVVREAISERLEAKQQKLEEAEVERRLAEETIDVTLPGRPVGRGNAHPLTAVIEEIEDLFLGMGFQIAEGPQVETDHYNFEALNIPKNHPARDMQDTFYLTEDLLLRTHTSPVQARTMEAHQGKGPVKVICPGKTYRRDTDDATHSHQFMQIEGLVVDENIRLSDLKGVLTIFAKKLFGDEREIRLRANFFPFTEPSVEMDISCFNCKGEKSCRVCKGSGWIEILGAGMVHPNVLRASGFDPEKYTGFAFGMGPERIAMLKYGVEDIRHFYSSDVRFLKQFQRV
- the pheT gene encoding phenylalanine--tRNA ligase subunit beta is translated as MRVSYKWLNEYVNTDGYDADVLADKITNAGIEVDAVHDLNDGVTGVVVGHVKVCEPHPNADKLNLCQVDVGEEEPLQIVCGAPNVAAGQKVPVAVPGAVLPGNFKIKRTKLRGESSNGMICSLQELGVDEKLVPREVSDGIYVFEEDAKVGEDALGYLNLDDRVLEFDLTPNRADALNMLGAAYETAAILDRKVRWPEVTLQETAEQASDYVSIAIDDEKDNPYYGARIIKNVKIGPSPQWLQNRLIAAGIRPISNVVDITNFVLLEYGQPLHAFDYDRFGSKQVLTRRAREGEEIVTLDGAKRKLSAEHLVITNGEEPMAVAGVMGGEKSEVRGDTTTILLEAAYFAPARIRKAASDLDIHSEASRRYERGVDPNRVAAAADRAAQLMAEIVGGEVLAGVPEAGTREVAPKRVSVATEKVNRVLGTDISEDEMVAIFGRLQFPVELADGQLHVTVPTRRMDVMIQEDLIEEIGRIHGYEHLPTTLPFGPTTPGRLTERQSKRRQIRRFLEGAGLNEAITYSLTTADKAMLFAEESVESHPVTLPLPMSEEHSTLRLSLVPQLLDAVNFNLNRRISDVALFEIGPVFQSEEEKLTKQPEEIEKLAGVFTGTWFEQPWQKEKKPVDFFVAKGVIEGLFQELGYGARVKFVQTQKDGLHPGRTAAIVLDHRPVGYIGQIHPTYEKLFDIGETYVFELNLDALFQSTPAPVAYRPLPRYPSVTRDIALVVDEEVAAGNIETVIRTAGGSLLQEVSLFDVYDGEHMEAGKKSLAYSLTYFDPERTLTDEEVMKAHEAVLNQVKEVFGAELRS
- a CDS encoding GntR family transcriptional regulator: MIIELDLESETPIYLQLKQQIIEGIALGELEPGEPLPSVRALASDLGINMHTVNKAYQLLKQDGYILIHRQKGVVIHPDGMPEADETFNAHIKNGLKPLITESMCRHMDEKDFLQMCQAVFEELRGKGQA